A stretch of Astyanax mexicanus isolate ESR-SI-001 chromosome 21, AstMex3_surface, whole genome shotgun sequence DNA encodes these proteins:
- the cct4 gene encoding T-complex protein 1 subunit delta yields MPEAAAPKGKGGAGRGAYVDRDKPAQIRYSNISAGKAVADAIRTSLGPKGMDKMIQDGKGDVTITNDGATILKQMQVLHPAAKMLVELSKAQDIEAGDGTTSVVVIAGALLDACAKLLQKGIHPTTISESFQKAVDKGVEVLTSISQPVELSDRETLLNSATTSLCSKVVSQYSSLLAPMSVDAVMRVIDPATATSVDLRDIHIVKKLGGTIDDCELVDGLVLTQRVVNTGVSRVEKAKIGLIQFCLSPPKTDMDNQIVVSDYAQMDRVLREERAYILNLIKQIKKAGCNVLLIQKSILRDALSDLAVHFLNKMKIMVVKDIEREEIEFICKTIGTKPIAHIDQFTPEMLGLAELAEEVSLDGSGKLVKITGCASPGKTVSIVVRGSNKLVIEEAERSIHDALCVIRCLVKKRALIAGGGAPEIELALRLAEFARSLGGMEAYCVRAYADALEVIPSTLAENAGLNPISTVTELRNRHAQGEKTAGINVRKGGISNILEELVVQPLLVSISALTLATETVRSILKIDDVVNTR; encoded by the exons ATGCCTGAAGCAGCGGCGCCGAAGGGGAAAGGAGGAGCCGGCAGAGGGGCGTATGTGGACCGGGATAAACCCGCTCAGATCCGCTACAGCAACATCAGCGCCGGGAAAG CTGTCGCCGATGCCATCAGAACCAGTCTTGGGCCGAAGGGTATGGACAAAATG ATCCAGGATGGTAAAGGAGATGTGACCATCACTAATGATGGAGCCACCATCCTGAAACAGATGCAGGTGCTGCACCCTGCTGCCAAAATG ctagTAGAGCTTTCTAAAGCTCAGGATATTGAGGCTGGTGACGGCACTACGTCCGTAGTGGTGATCGCTGGAGCTCTCTTGGATGCCTGTGCCAAACTCCTACAGAAAG GTATCCACCCAACCACTATCTCAGAGTCCTTCCAGAAGGCTGTGGATAAAGGTGTGGAGGTCCTGACCTCCATCAGCCAGCCTGTGGAGCTGAGTGACCGCGAGACACTGCTCAACAGCGCCACCACATCCCTGTGCTCAAAAGTGGTGTCACAGTACTCCAGCCTGCTGGCCCCCATGAGTGTAGATGCCGTCATGAGGGTCATCGATCCAGCCACGGCCACCAGCGTCGACCTGAGAGACATCCACATCGTCAAGAAGCTCGG tgGAACCATAGACGACTGTGAGCTGGTGGACGGTCTGGTTCTGACCCAGAGGGTTGTGAACACTGGAGTGTCCCGTGTAGAGAAGGCCAAGATCGGCCTTATCCAGTTCTGCCTGTCCCCTCCAAAGACTgat ATGGATAACCAGATTGTGGTGTCGGACTACGCGCAGATGGACCGCGTGCTCCGGGAGGAGAGAGCTTACATCCTGAACCTGATCAAACAGATTAAGAAAGCCGGCTGCAACGTCCTGCTCATCCAGAAATCCATCCTGAG AGATGCTCTGAGTGATCTGGCTGTTCACTTCCTAAACAAAATGAAGATCATGGTGGTGAAGGACATCGAGAGGGAGGAGATTGAGTTCATCTGCAAG ACTATTGGCACCAAACCCATCGCCCACATTGACCAGTTCACTCCTGAGATGCTGGGGTTGGCTGAGCTGGCCGAGGAGGTCAGCCTGGACGGTTCAGGCAAGCTGGTGAAG atcACAGGTTGTGCCAGTCCAGGTAAAACTGTGAGCATTGTGGTGCGCGGATCCAATAAGCTGGTGATTGAAGAGGCGGAGCGATCCATCCATGATGCTCTCTGCGTCATCCGCTGCCTCGTCAAGAAAAG GGCTCTGATCGCGGGCGGTGGTGCTCCTGAGATCGAGCTGGCTCTGCGGCTGGCGGAGTTCGCCCGCTCTCTGGGTGGTATGGAGGCTTACTGTGTGCGTGCGTACGCTGACGCCCTGGAGGTCATCCCCTCCACGCTGGCCGAGAACGCCGGCCTCAACCCCATCTCCACCGTCACCGAGCTCCGCAACCGACATGCCCAGGGAGAGAAGACCGCCGGCATCAACGTCCGCAAG GGTGGAATCTCTAATATTTTGGAGGAGTTGGTGGTTCAGCCGCTGCTGGTCTCGATCAGTGCCCTCACCCTCGCCACAGAAACGGTCCGCAGCATCCTCAAGATCGACGATGTT GTAAACACCCGATAA
- the fam161a gene encoding protein FAM161A yields the protein MERSHRANVLVTSCLKTPVDPHTKAPVALYERENAARRPDNRHYEKELEYDSGSELGAVDPPVKNSSPLLIKDYRVTGDHIDLREFYFSNEEYYRKLEQLKKAHLRTMAELELMYRKKLELKGVAPLHSPERANQLQWGGPNLLLPGNLKKAHSAHELRRGSALLDTDEEECAADDDQGDHSNPCNEKGLLLSPKERIKNMWQDFSVDKLSPRQRHLSATSTQSHPGDRRAAARNRVRTRAHKSKKRRQTAEKEIWRPQVTVPKPFRMMLREAALKSKGVKSRSEIERENTELRQQLEELTECQRKFRASPVPAHVRLPLYEELQEKDEERRRQLRTREQQHLLSITQKPFSFLERERLKKEQKEVQLQEQMLLISKEEEERRRRPFRAKPVPKVVKEAATGELQKEEQLYRSIKMQMRARELLQSSSMPPSMLAKRLSDRQAQKSASQNDQEAEQSHRPKINAQVPDFDATYKRFQNQLASKRDLRPLTACEPFQLRTANIASHKERVMAEIEAERKSPRANRWPFVAQAALSPQTPSSSVCSSLSGSQECLQSKITDAAKKRQEAIRKLLEQRKKAEEEEERWKERQRQRERKLQKVITKRAQANDPHVTLAQTCQSKLKEFRKQDLQRRKEYREEMKEIHERVKSRPLLLEQIAQMNAKQAAEKRYSKALRGCGLNEAFISSKASRSPEHTRDSTPSDLSDRYTPHTLRDHQDPTDLADVASGEESLPGDYPADYDDYEQDIEAEMMDGENEKEEEEDQSDPEQEGEDQRSYEDDEDLDYADEGQDNEDDDEGSDLSHHNTKSREEGGRPCSASGDGGRKSEDEESRQSSRASSREQDRD from the exons ATGGAACGCTCTCACCGCGCGAACGTGCTGGTGACCTCGTGTCTGAAGACCCCCGTGGACCCCCACACTAAAGCCCCCGTGGCTCTGTACGAGCGGGAGAACGCAGCCCGCCGCCCGGATAACCGACACTATGAGAAAGAG TTGGAGTACGACTCCGGCTCAGAGCTGGGGGCCGTGGACCCCCCGGTTAAAAACAGCAGCCCCCTGCTGATTAAAGACTACCGGGTAACGGGGGATCACATTGACCTGCGGGAGTTCTACTTCTCTAACGAGGAGTACTACCGCAAACTGGAGCAGCTGAAGAAAGCCCACCTCCGCACCATGGCCGAACTGGAGCTCATGTACCGCAAGAAGCTGGAGCTGAAGGGCGTGGCCCCTCTGCACAGCCCCGAGAGAGCCAATCA GCTGCAGTGGGGCGGGCCCAACCTGCTGCTCCCAGGCAACTTGAAGAAGGCCCACTCCGCCCACGAGCTCAGAAGAGGCTCCGCCCTCTTAGACACCGACGAGGAGGAGTGTGCCGCTGATGACGACCAGGGTGACCATAGCAACCCTTGCAATGAAAAAGGCCTCCTTCTTTCACCCAAGGAGCGCATCAAGAACATGTGGCAGGACTTTAGTGTGGACAAATTATCTCCACGGCAGCGACACCTTTCCGCAACATCCACTCAGAGCCACCCGGGAGACCGCCGAGCGGCAGCACGGAATAGGGTCAGGACCAGAGCTcacaaatcaaagaaacgcagACAGACAGCTGAGAAGGAGATCTGGCGTCCGCAGGTGACGGTGCCCAAACCTTTCCGCATGATGCTGCGGGAGGCGGCACTCAAGAGCAAGGGTGTCAAATCTCGCTCGGAGATCGAGCGGGAGAACACAGAACTTCGGCAACAGCTTGAAGAGCTGACCGAGTGCCAACGGAAGTTTCGGGCCAGTCCTGTGCCGGCCCACGTTCGGCTACCTCTCTACGAGGAGCTTCAGGAGAAAGACGAGGAGCGACGGCGCCAACTGCGAACCAGGGAACAGCAGCACCTCCTTAGCATCACCCAGAAACCCTTCAGCTTCTTGGAGCGGGAGCGCTTGAAGAAGGAGCAGAAGGAGGTGCAGCTTCAAGAGCAGATGCTCCTGATCTCCAAGGAAGAGGAGGAGCGGAGGAGACGCCCGTTTAGGGCCAAACCCGTCCCCAAGGTGGTCAAGGAGGCGGCAACCGGCGAGTTGCAAAAAGAGGAGCAGCTCTACCGCTCTATCAAGATGCAGATGCGAGCGAGGGAGTTGCTGCAGAGCTCCTCAATGCCTCCTAGTATGCTAGCAAAGCGGCTCAGCGATCGACAAGCGCAGAAATCCGCCTCCCAGAACGACCAAGAGGCCGAACAAAGCCACCGACCCAAAATAAACGCCCAGGTTCCCGACTTCGATGCCACCTACAAGCGATTCCAGAACCAACTGGCTAGCAAGCGGGATCTTCGGCCCTTGACGGCCTGTGAACCCTTCCAGTTGCGTACTGCCAACATCGCCTCACACAAAGAACGTGTCATGGCTGAGATCGAAGCAGAGAGGAAGAGCCCTCGGGCAAATCGATGGCCCTTCGTCGCTCAAGCCGCCTTGTCGCCTCAAACCCCCTCGTCCTCTGTCTGCTCATCACTGTCGGGGAGCCAGGAGTGCCTACAGTCCAAAATCACGGATGCAGCCAAGAAACGGCAGGAGGCCATTAG GAAACTTCTAGAGCAGAGGAAGAaggctgaggaagaggaggagcgaTGGAAGGAGAGGCAGcggcagagagagaggaagctgcAGAAGGTGATAACCAAGCGAGCTCAGGCCAACGATCCCCACGTGACCCTAGCACAGACCTGCCAGTCCAAACTCAAAGAGTTCAG GAAGCAGGATTTGCAGAGGCGCAAAGAGTATCGAGAGGAGATGAAAGAAATTCATGAGAGAGTAAAGAGCAGACCCCTGCTACTGGAGCAGATAGCACAG ATGAATGCTAAGCAGGCAGCAGAGAAGCGCTACTCTAAAGCTTTGCGTGGGTGTGGTCTGAATGAAGCCTTCATCAGCAGTAAAGCATCCAGGAGCCCAGAACACACACGAGACTCCACCCCCAGCGACCTGTCCGACAgatacactccacacacactcag AGACCACCAGGACCCCACCGACCTGGCTGACGTGGCTAGCGGTGAAGAGTCTTTACCTGGTGATTATCCTGCTGATTACGACGACTACGAGCAGGACATCGAGGCTGAAATGATGGACGGAGAGAAcgagaaggaggaagaggaagaccaGAGCGACCCTGAACAGGAGGGAGAGGATCAGCGCTCCTATGAGGATGATGAAGATCTGGATTACGCTGATGAAGGTCAGGacaatgaagatgatgatgaagggaGTGACCTGAGCCACCACAACACTAAGAGCCGAGAGGAGGGAGGAAGACCATGCAGTGCTTCAGGAGatggagggaggaagagtgaggatGAGGAAAGCAGGCAGAGCAGTCGGGCCTCCTCCAGAGAACAGGACAGAGACTGA